TAAGAAGCCCATTTTCTCCCGTGAGGGAGCCAATATTTCAGTAGTACGCGGAGAAGATGTGCAATCGCTTTCGGATGGGCCCTATGGAGAAGAGGGCTTTATCTATCAGGCTATGCATCCACTGCCGAAGTTTGGTCAGAGTTTTACCCTGGTGGGTAGCTGGCTAGTGGATGATATGGCTGCGGGTATTTCAATTCGCGAGGATAGTAATCTTATAACTCAGGATATGAGTCGCTACCTCCCGCATATTATCCTTTAAAATACTTGCCAGTGTAATTTCTCTGGCAAGTATTCGTGTAAGTGTGCCACTTTCTTAAAGTAAGTGGCTTTTTTGCTTTAAGACACAAGTTATTTTAGATATTCAAAGCTCTGTTGTTATCAGTTGCCCGCTTAAAATCAATTCCTCAATTTTGTTGCTGAGCCTATCGTAAGTAAAAGGTTTTTGGATACAGTCGAGAACCCCATCTTTGATAACTTCCTGGACTTTGCTATCGACACTAAACCCGGTTGAAAGCAATGCTTTCACCTCCGGGTTGATGCGCTGCAGAAAGGCGAATAGTTCCTGGCCATCCATTCCGGGCATAATCATATCGAGAATCACCAGGTCTACCTGTTCGTAATGCTGTCGGTAATAGGTGATCGCCTGTTCCGCCGAAGCGAAAGTGGTTACGCTGTGGCCATTCATTTCAAAGAGTGTTTTCGAATAGCTGCGGACAATGGCTTCATCGTCCACCACCATAATACGAAGTTGGCGTTTGACAGATTGCGGTACAGTTTGTTTTTGCTGTCTACTTACTTTTGCTTCGGCAATCGGCAGGTACAAATTAAAGGTGCTGCCCTCTCCCTCAATGCTATGGCATTGTATGGCCCCCTTATGCAAATGGATGGTGCCATGCACTGCGGCGAGACCCAGTCCGGCACCCCGACCGCATTCCTTAGTGGTGAAGAAAGGCTCAAAAATTCTGCGGCGCACTTCAGGGGGCATACCTGTACCATTATCGCGAATGGTGATTAACAGGTAATGACCAGGTTGCACTTCAAAATCTGCGATAGTAGTAATTTTTTCAAAGGTAATATTACTACTACTAAAACGCAGAGTGCCTCCACTCGGCATGGCATCCTTGGCGTTGATGCCGATATTTAATAATGCACTTTTCAACTGGGCTGGATCGCCGACTACATGAGGCCGGCCAGCTTCTAGTTGCTGTTCAACGCGAATACGCCGATCAATAGTGCGCTCAAGCATGGCACAGACATCGCGGGTGATTTCATGGGTATTGCAATCTTTTAGTTGATAGTTACCTTTGCGAGCAAAGGTAAGCAGCTGCTTAGTCAGCTCAGCGGCATGGCGGGCAGTAGTGAGTATATGATTGGTGTATTCGCTGATACGAGGATCTTCCGCTATCTGCTGGATAACCTCGGCATAACCACTGATTCCATGAATCATATTGTTGAAGTCGTGTGCGATGCCGCCGGCTAGCTCGCCAATAGCCTGCATTTTTTGCGCTTGACGCAACTCCTCCTCCAGCAAGCGCTGTTTGGTGATATCGGTTCCAATACTGAGTATGCCCGTTGGGCAGCCACTTTCATCTGAAAGGATTTTATTAGTCCAGGCGATCCAAACCCTCTTGCCAGACTTGGTGATGTTCTCGTTAATGTTGTAACGATGTTCTTGTGGGTTATCGCAAACATGTTGAATGAGTTGACGTAGATCCCGGCCGCTGGACTCGCAGGCGGGCACTATGGTGCCGATCAGATGCCGCCCAATAATTTCTGTTTCAGAGTAGTCAAAAAGTTGTTGAGCATACTCATTAAAAGAGGTGATTCGCCCGTGCCTGTCGCAGCGCATAATGATGGAATTCGCATGCTCAACCAGTTCGCGATAGCGCTCTTCACTTTTACGTAAAGCCTCATAGACTTGCTGGGAATCCCGGCTTTGGCTACTGGTGACATAAGTGGATGTGGGGAATACCGGCAAGCTGTTTTCCTTGATCACCTATTCTCCTCCGGAATAATTATTGAGTATTTTTTCACCAGAAACTGCATCATGTGGAAACAAAAAAGTATATAGGGAACCTGGGGCCTTTTAAGAGCTGGTTTGCAGTCTTTGCTGACATGCCGACATTTGTAAACCCTTTTGTAATTGTGTGTTTATTCAAATGTGATGGGTATCCACTTGCAGAGCAGATGAGTTTCTCGTTAATTCTTTGGGGCTTTTCTTCTCAGAAGCGAACTTTTCTTCTCTAAGTAGTGGCTAAGGTCAGACAAACTGATAGCATTCACCGCCATCTTCAAAACCATTGGATGAATAACTATGCAGCTGCATTCTCGAGTTTTCGGGCGCGGCATCGCGGCTTTGCTTTGTGCCTCGCTGTTGGTGTCTGCCTGCGGAGAGAAGAAAGCCGGGAGTGAGCAGAGATCTCTGGATTTTGCTCGCCTGGATGCTTTCCCTTCAACTTATTCTGTTGCTCAGTCCCGGCCAGTGCTGATTCAGGATGCCACTTTGCTTACTGGGACTGGGGAGCAATTAGAGAACACAGACCTTTTATTGAAAGGCGGAAAGATTGCAAAGATCGGTCAAGATCTTGAGGCTCCCAAGGACGCCCTGGTGGTCGATGGCAAAGGTAAGTGGGTGACCCCCGGAATTATCGATGTGCACTCTCACCTGGGAGATTATCCCGCCCCCTCTATTGAGTCCTCTCAGGATGGCAATGAGATGACATCCCCCAACACCGCGCAGGTATGGGCGGAACACTCTGTATGGACACAGGATCCCCAGTTCCCCTTAGCCCTGGCTGGCGGTGTGACAACATTGCAGATTCTACCGGGCTCTGCCAACTTGTTCGGTGGCCGCAGTGTAACCCTCAAAAATGTACCGGGTCGCAGCGTACAGGACATGAAATTTCCCGGTGCGCCCTACGGTCTGAAGATGGCCTGTGGCGAGAATCCGAAGCGTGTTTATGGTGGTAAAGGTACTTCCCCATCAACCCGTATGGGTAATGTAGCTGGCTACCGCAATGCCTGGATTGAGGCCAGCAATTATAAGAAGAAGTGGGAAGAATATGTAGAGAAGGGTGGAGATGAACCAGAGCGAGACCTGGGCCTAGAGACCCTGGCAGGCGTTCTGAACGGCGATATCCTGGTACATAATCACTGCTATCGCGGAGAGGAAATGGCGGTGATGATGGATGTCGCTAAGGAGTTCGATTTCCAGATCTCTACGTTCCACCACGCAGTAGAAGCATACAAAGTCGCCGACCTGCTGGCGGAGAACAATGTATGTGCTGCGATGTGGGCTGACTGGTGGGGCTTTAAGCACGAAGCCTTCGATATGACAGAGGCAAATATTGCTATCGTCGATCAGGCCAAGGCCTGTGCGATGATTCACTCGGATTCCGGTGTGGGCGTTCAGCACCTGAATGAAGAAGTTGCTAAAGCGATGACCGCAGGTCAGCGCGCAGGTTTCGATATTCAGCCAAAGGATGCTGTGACCTGGATGACCATGAACCCCGCTAAGGCACTGGGTATCGATAAGCAAACCGGCAGCCTCGAGATGGGTAAGATGGCCGATGTTGTTATTTGGTCTGGCAACCCGTTCAGTGTTTATACCCATGTTGATCAGGTCTTTATCGATGGGGAGCTGATGTACGATCGCTCCGATAAAAAGCGCCAACCGCGCAGTGATTTTGAGCTTGGTATTCTCAATGCAGAGGGAGAGCGACTGTGAAAAAAATAGCTGTATTCTATGCGCTGGCCCTGGGGGTTTTGACAGCAGGGGCTCAGGCGCAAAGTATCCTGATTAAGGGCGGCAAGGTACACACCCTAGCTGATATGGGTACACTGGAATCTGCCGATGTGCTGGTAGTGGACGGTAAAGTGGAGCAGGTGGCTCCCTCGCTGAATATACCTGCCGATCGGGTAATTGATGCGAAAGGCAAGGTGGTGACTCCTGGAGTTATTGCACCCATTTCTGAATTGGGGCTGGTGGAGATCAGCGCAGCCAGTGGCACCAACGACCATGCGGTAACTGGTGAGAGTATCGGCAGCGCCTTCAATCCTGTACCCGCATACAACCCCAAATCTACATTGATCCCTTTTAACCGGGCTGGTGGTGTTACCAGCGCCGTGGTGTTTCCAGCTATCAGTACTTGGGATAGCGCTGCGGTAGAGGCCCAGAGAGTGTTTGCCGGACGCGGCTTTGCTATCAAACTCAATGGTGAGTTCGATAGTGTCGAGGCGGAAGATGTTGCCCAGAAGGCTTATTTGGGTGAGGCCGGTGCTCAACTGGCCGGTGGTAGCCGTGCAAACGCCTATGCGAAAATTGAGAATGCCTTGAATGAGGCTAAGGAGTACCGGGACAATCGTGCAGCGATTCGTCTGGGAGAGTGGCGAGAGCTGAATTATAGTCTTGCGGATCTCGAGGCCTTACAGCCGGTGATTAATGGAACGGAACCGCTATTAATTACAGCCAATCGTGCCAGCGATATCCTTGCAGCTATTGAGTTGGCCAAGACTTACAGTGTAAAGCTGGTGTTGCTGGGGGCGGCTGAAGGTTGGATGGTGGCGGAGCAGCTGGCCCAAGCTCAGGTGCCTGTCGTGATTGATGCGATTAACAACCTGCCCATTTCTTTCTCCAGCCTTGGCGCCCGCCTGGATAATGCTGCTTTGTTAACCAAAGCTGGTGTGAAAGTTGCCATTAGTGGTCCCGACTACGCTTCTACCCACAATGTATACCTCTCACGTCAGTCTGCTGGTAATGCTGTTGCCCACGGGTTGTCCTACGAGGAGGCTCTGAAGTCTATCAGTACAAATGTGGCAGATATCTTTAGCCTTAGTGGCGGTACCCTGGAGAAAGGGGCCGATGCTGATATTGTAGTTTGGAGCGGTGATCCACTGGAAGTAACCAGCTACCCTGAACAGGTACTGATTGAGGGAGAGCCCCAATCTTTGGTTACTCGTTCAACCCGCCTGCGCGATCGTCATCTTAAGCCGAGCAAGGGGCACGAGTTTGGCTATCGCAATTAACTAGTGCTTAGTTTGTGAGCAAATGAAGAGCGGGCAAAGCCCGCTCTTTTTTTGTGTGACGAAAAATGAACAAAAAGGTCCAGCCACTTGTTTAGCATTGGTGTGGTGGGCTGTGTGGTGATAGGGATATATTTACATCTCGTATTAATAAGAAAAAGGAAAATGCCATGGTAAATATTACAGCGCTGTATGCCAGCCTCTGTGCAATCCTCATTATCTACTTGGCAGGCCGGGTCGTTCAGTTTCGTCGCACTAAGCGAGTAGGCATTGGCACTGGCGAGGATCGTCATAATGAGATTCGTGTGCGCGTGCACGCGAATGCGATTGAATATACCCCCATCGCATTATTGCTCTTGTTGCTTGCGGAGCTAGGGGGCTTATCTGCACTGTGGTTGCATGTCTTTGGAATCGCCTTTTTTCTATCCCGCATTTTCCACGCTTATGGCCTGACAGCGGGTAAGGGAGGTACCCATGCCGGACGCTTTTGGGGAACATTAATCAGTTGGCTGGTGATACTTATACTCGCAGTGATCAATATTGTGATATCGATAAGATCTCTGTAAAAGCGCTTGTAGCAGTAAAGAATTTTTTAGGCGATCTGGAACGATTAACGATCTTTATGCGGTGAGAGGCTTCAGCTAAATACTGAAGCCCAGCAAAAAAGCCCGGTTGAACCGGGCAGAGTACAGGGATGAAACTTTAAACTACTACCAGAAAATTTCTTCTGGTAGTTTTACTGGTTTGCAGCAAAGGGAGTAACGGTCTCGTCGGAGGACTCTTCACCGCTCTCATCTTCTTCCAACAGAACTTCTGGTTTGCCTTTGCAGGCTTTGGCCAGGGCATCGCGACGCTTGGCCAGCAACAGGCCGATCTCTTCGCTCACCTGCTCATCAATACCTTCAATACTGCGCTCAATGAGCGTGGTAATGTTGGCTGCAAGCTCCAGCATCTTATCGTGTTCTTCAGCATCTTTTTTGTTGTCGAACATTGCTCCGTCTCGATCGCATTTCCAAACAGCTACTACGGCCATGATATGCCTCCCAATTGCCTTTAAGACATTCCAGTTTGCTTGTATGGCTATACGGTAACTGTATAAATATTCAGTGTCAATGGTGGTTGGAACTGAAATGGCGGCTGTTTCGTTGCGCTCAAGAGAGTGGCTATTGCGATAATTCGTCTTTAGGAAGCTGTTGTAACTGTCATAATGCGCCACTGCAGCCGGATGTACTCCCCCCAGGCATCCAGGCTGCAACCTCCGCACTGTGCAGGCCCGTTTGCGGGCCTGTTTTTTTGGAGTGCCTAATCATCATTCTTACGGGGGAAAGTTTCGATTTTGGCACGCCTGTACGGAGATGGTGCTTAGGTCCTACCCACTAAATAGTGAATACCAAACGTGCGGCCAAGCCAATCAGGAGCAGACCAAACAGCTGCTGGATGCGGTGGCCGAGGTGCTTGCTAACCAGTTGACGTTTGCGGCTGGCATGAACTGCCAGGGCAACGATGCAATACCATAGTGTATCGACTCCTGAAACCATGGCAGCCATTCCGAGCTTGGTTGTGAGAGCCTGCTGCTCAGATACGAACTGGCTGAATAGGGCAGTAAAGAATACCGCGATCTTGGGATTAAAGAAGGCCACCCCGAAACCTTGTACGATCGAGCGGCGAACACTCATGTGGGGGGCTTCCAACTGGGTCGTTCCTGAGCCGGGAGCCGGGGCTCGGAAGGCCTTCCAGCCCAGGTATACCAACATGGCTGCACCGGCCCATTGCAGAATACTGAATAGTAGTGGAGAGCTGGTAATCAGTACTGCGAGGCCAAAGGCTGTCAGCGCAGCGTAAACGGCAACGCCCGCGCCGTGCGCAATTGCGCTGGCGAGGCCCTGCCGAAGACCGGAGGTGGAACAGCGCATTACGATAAGCAGGCTAGGGCCTGGTGACATTGCGCCTAGGGCACAGATACCTGCAAGTGATAACCATCCGAGTAAATCCATTATTTAAAGCCGCCCCCTTGTGCCAGCCAGTGCTTTTCTTCATCAGTGGAATTGCGGCCTAAGGCCGCATTGCGATGCGGATAGCGGCCAAACTGCTCGATAATCGCCTGGTGGGCCAGGGCGTATCGATAGTGGGTGGCGAGATAAGGGGCGATGGACTCATCATCCCCGTACTGCTTCTGCAACTGGGCGAAGTATGCCACGGAGCGCTGTTGGATAGCGGAGTTTTCACTGTGCTCAAGTGGCATGCCGACAAAAATCTGCTGAAATAGCCCAAGTTTTTGCTCATCTGCCCTCTGTAGAATCGACTCGGTGATATCGAGAGCCAGTGGGTCCCCCTCAAAGGCCAGAGGGTTACCGCGGTGGATATTGCGGGCGAATTGATCGCATAACAGCAACAGGGCCAGCTCGCCCTCCAGACTTTGGCGCCAGTGATCCAGCTTTCCCTCAAGGGCCATATTGGTGATTTCGGTAAAGTCTTCAGCCATTTGCTTGTCCAGCTTTGGGTCTGCCGAAAACCACCGCTTCTGCCGCTCAGGTGTAGGGCGGTAATTTAAAGCGGGATCACCAAACCAAAAGATCAGTATTTCCTTAATACCGGTCATCTACGAGCTCCCCAATGGTTACAGGCCGATTATTGCGACTTTTGTACTTATTGGTCCAGTAGCCATAGGAAGTAGTCCTTCTACAAAATGTTTAAAAAAATATTTTTGCGCCTGCATCCAAAATCGGTTCTGGCTCCGTCATAGAGGTGTGCAAGGAAAAGCGATCTGGAGGTCACAATGTTTACTGCGGGATCATTTAAGAAGGTACAATTTTGCGCCGTACTGATTTTGGCGCTTGGCGGCATGCAGGCCGGAGCGGCGGAGCTGGGATTCTCGGTGGATGATATTCATCGTCAGCTTACTGAGAAAACAGACCAGCACTTTATGCAAAAGCTCAATGAATGTAAGTCAGGCAGTGAGGTTGAAGGCAGCGGGCTTCCCTACCCGGTGCGGATTGCCGAGGAGAGAGCTCCCCAAGGCGCCACCCCCGGACCTTACAGCCGAGGCCGCATGACAGTGATGTAGCGTGCAGGGCTTCCCCGGGCCGACGGTTAAACAGTACAAGAAAGACAACGATTAGAGAGTAACTAATGAGAGCGAGAAATTCACAACCCCTGCGGGTAGCTACCTACTGGTTGGCGGCGCTGGCAGCTACTTTTGCCGCGATGGGCAGCTGGGCACAGGATGACAGCAGCACAATACCCAACCCGCCAAAGCCGCCGGCAATGGAAAGTGAGGGATCTAAGCCAGATACGCGTGTACGCATCATGCGTGATGAGGAGGGGGTGCTCACCATCAAAACCCAGGGAGAGGACGGCGAGCGCAGTGAGGTCCAGGTGGACTTGGGAGCTGAGTTCGGAGGCCCTCTGAGCCAGCGCATTATCGAGAAACTGGAGCGCAAGGGGATTCTCGATGAGCGGGGACAGGTGGCTGAAGAGGCGCTAGATAGTGTGCCAGACAATGTGCAGATTGGCCTGTCAAAAAAATATGGCTCTTCACATGAGGGTTGGGAAGAGTCTCAATCAGATTCTGGCTTCCACCAAGTGGTGACTTTACCAATTCTGGCCTTACTTTGTGTGTTCGGTATGCCGGTGTTGATCGTGTGGCTGGTAACTCGCAATAGCTACAGGAAGAAACAGCTGGTGATGGAAAATATCAATAACATGGTGGCCGATGGTCGGGATGTGCCGCCTGAGATGTTGGATATGCTGGAAGATAGCAGCCCTAAGAATACTGGGGACAGAGGGATTACTCTAATCGCAGTGGGTGCTGCAGTGTTTATCTGGCTCACTTCCCTTGCAGGATTTGGGGTAGGTAGTCTGGGCTTGATCCCACTGTTTATCGGCCTGGCCCGCTTTATCAACTGGAAGCTCGATACTAAGCAGGCGTAGGGACCGAAATATGGACCTCAATGATGAGGATTTGATCAGGCGCACCGTCAAAGACGGGGACCAGCGGGCATATGCCCAGCTGGTGCGTCGCTATCAATCCCAGCTGCGATTCTCGCTCCGCAAGCTGTGTGATGGCGATCAGGGCCTGGCCGATGATATGGCGCAAGAGGCCTTTATTAAGGCCTATAAGGCGCTGCCGGCATTTCGAGGAGATGCCCGCTTTAGCACCTGGTTGTACCGGATCGCCTACAATCTCGTCATGAGCCACAAACGCAAGAACGCCCCAGAAGTGGATCAGGAGGCGGTCGATCGGGCCCAGGCGGAAGAGTCGGTTGAAGAGTCTCAGCGCCTGGGGATGGCCCGGGACCTGAACTCCGCAATGGACTCTTTAAGCGATGCCCAACGCCAGGCGATACACTTGTGCATGCAGCGGGGCTTCTCCCATGAGGAAGCGGCAAGTATTATGAAGTTGCCGCTAGGTACGGTAAAATCCCATGTCAACCGCGCGCGAGCAAAGCTACAGAGCTTGTTGCAGCCGTGGCGCGAGGAGGTGGTCAATGGTTAACTTTGAACAGCGCAACACAAAGGGTGGCGCCTTGGGCGATTTAACTATAGAGGGCAAAGACCCACAATTTGATGCTTGGCTGGCAGAGCAGCTGCAGTTCGATGAGCCCTACCTGGACGATGACGGTTTCTGCGAGAGCGTCATGGCAAAATTGCCAATGCCCTCCAAGAAGAACGAACGTCGCGCCAGTCGCGTTCAATACATCGCTGTGCTGGCGGCTTCGGGTATTGTTGCCTGGCAATTTCCTTTTGGCGAAGTGCTTAACGAAGCCGCGCGCCAGTCTATCAGTCTTTATAGTTTGGTTGGTGTGGGAATGCTCTCCTCGTTGGTAGTGATGGCCGGCGGTATCTTTGCCGCTCGTCGCTGATCATCTTGTAGCGGGGAAGCACACCACACAAAATCTGTGCCGCCTCTAATGATGAATTAGAGGCGGACTATTATACCTTATACCCCCAGGCTTCTATGGGCTTGGAGATTCCTCTCTTCAAAAGCCCGATGTCTTTTATAACTTAAGGCCCCGATTTACTGAGCAGCGCTAATGCATTCAGCATTGAGTTGACTTGAACGCTATATTTTCTATGCACCTTGGTTGGCTGGTGTGGAGATATGGCGGTGCGCCACATGTCACGATTCTTCCAATTTGATAAAGCAGAAAATCGCTCGAACAGTATCACGAACTTCCTTGCCATCGAGAAGAGTGCCACCACACTTAATATGGCAGTGGGCAAAGCCTGTATAACGCTCTGCGGTAATATTCAATTCTTCTAATTCAAACAGTGATGGAGCCTTAAAAGGTGGCTGCCATTCATCAAAGCTCTCCATAGGCTTTACTGGCCATTTTTCTTAAATTTTATGTTGGCTGGCATGGATGAATTAGGTTGGAACTTGTGGCTCTTAATAGGCAGCAAGCGAAAGCTATAATTTTTCTCTGAATGGAAATTCTAGATTACATCTTTAAGAATTCTCACTATTGAAAGCTATAGCTTTATCAGGTTGCAGTGTATTATTGAGTCTTTATATTTAAATAAATTGCTCAGTACTATGTGTGATAAATAGGATTCTTGTGGCGGGTGACGGTATGTGTTTTCCGTGAGATTATTCTGTCAGGAATATAATTGACTCGCTTTATTCGCAGAGACATGGGCTTGGATCTTGGAGGCGGGCTCTGATAGCTATCCGATTCGCGCTGCTGACTTTAATTAATTATCAAGTATATATTCCAGTAGCCGCTGGATTGCGGACTTGTCAAGACAAGTCCGCTTTTTAGATTCACTCAAATGGTTTTAGGCGCTCCATAAGAAGCTTGCGGATATCTTTCATTGATTTTTCTGCAGTATCACCAGCGGAGTTCATCGCGATTAGAAAAATTATGTTGTGCTTTGGCATGATACGTGCGTCAGTGAGCCAATAGCCGTTACTACCGGTGTGTGTAAGCAGCAATAACTCTGGATCGTACAATGCCCCCCAGCCCAGTGCGTAATGACCATTTACGGGTGAGTGTAGTTTGCGATAGGTTTCGGACTTCAATAATTTACCGCGGCCGTGTACGCCATTGAGTTGGTCCTCTGCGAAGAGAATCCAATCTTTAAGAGAAATATTGATTGTGCCGGCAGGGCCGAGCGCTTGAGGATTATCACTTTGTATGTCGGCGGGATCGAGTGGTACGAGCTTGCCCCACCAGGTTTTTTTATGACCACGCGGTTGGTCCAACTTGCCAGAGGATCCGGGCGCTGCAAATCCTGCATTCTTTATGCCGAGCGGAGTAAAGATCTGTTCCTTGATGAGATCCTCCCAAGTCTTGCCTGTTCGTGCCTCGGCGATGGCACCCGCGATAATGTAACCGAGATTGGAGTATTTAAATGAACCAGTTGCGGATGTAGGTGGCATTGCAAGGTAACTGCGTGCAACCGCAATACGTTGCGCCCGAATACTGGGTACTGACTCGATTAAATCTTCAAATTGAGGAAGTTCATTATCGTCGGTCAGAGGTGGTAAACCTGCGGTATGACTGAGCAATTGCGTGATCGTAATGTTGCGGTAAGCGGGGTCCATATTTTTTGCGAAAGCCGGAAAAGAATCAGCGAGTGTATCCTCAAATCGCATGATACCTTGCTCAACTAAGCGTGCGATCATTGTTGCAGTTAGCGCCTTGGTATTCGATCCAATATGCCAACGATCGTCGATAGTGACTGGTTCCATATGACTATGCGCACGAAAACCGTCTGCAGCTATAGCAGCAGTCTTGCCATCGATTTGAATCAGCGCGGCGACGGCAGGAAGATCGTTTTTGTCACGTGCTGTGGTAAGTGTCTGTTCGAGAAATGTCTGCAACGCTTCGTCCGCACGTACAGCAACGGTTACTGCTAAGAGTGCAGTTGTAAGAAAAATCTTTGACAGAATTTTTGTGTGCCGACTATGCATCATGATAAGCCTGTATTAAAAGTAACATGAAAACTGAGTCAGATCTTAGTTACCGCTAAAAGTGGTACGAAATTTCGAGGTTATTGGCGTACTACTTCGATTTCTGACTAGATCGTTTTGTTTAAGTTCCTAAAAAGCATGTAATTGTGAGGGGGAAATCCTATGCAGAAAATTTCTGGCGGTAATTTATACAGTAATGATGATGTTAATAACCTCCAATACCAAGAAGCTGCTTGTGCATAGCTTGTAAAAGAAGTTGAGAGTATAAATAGGATAAAAAGCATTTAATAGAGTTTCTATTAAAAATAATATCAAATAATTTATTTAAGTCATGCGTTTATAAGGTTATTAGAAATAGTAAGTTGTGATGGTCTGCTATATCTAAATCAAATAAGCCGCAGTAGTAAATACCTGCGTACAACTTTAAGAATCTTCTAGAGTTTTTCTTCTTGATAGATTTTGAGAGTGAGGAAGCCGGATGTTTGTAAAAGCCAGCTGCCCGAAGGCAGCACTATGAAGTAATTGCTCAGCCTAAGCCCAGTTCTTGCTCAATTTGGGCTTTGCGCCAAACGGAATAGTGAGAAGGGAGTTTTGCTTCTTTGGTGTTATCAGCAATGATGGCACGTTTCATACTGGGCCAGGATAAAACGGCTAAAATTTTCGGAGCGATCACCTGAAAGACCTTGGGCGGCCCCATCAAAGTTTTCAGTTTCTGGATCAGCGGAAGCCAAGAGGCGGGAACTACTTGCTCGGCGATTGCCCAGGATGCTTGGGGTTCACTACCCAACTGTTTGGTAAGGGATTCGTAGCGCAGGGTTGCTGCACGCAGCGCTGCTTGAGGGGGTGCCACTAATACAGTACGAGCTCTCCGCTCGGCGCAAAGAAGGCAAATTTCTCTGGGGAGACTACTGAGTTCAGCCAGCTTAGGGTTAATCGCCCAGCCGTTGGCATTAATATGGCACTGACAAATTGAGCAGGAATACCTCGGGGGTTCAGTGGTGAATAGTGCAGTCACTTTTTGTGGGCGTTCACCGTTGCGCCAGAAGAGTGGGTATTTTTCAAAAATTGCACCGGCAAAGTATCGTGCGTAAATTAACCAATCGATAGCGGTAACATTACCAAAGCGGTCTTTGTGCAGTAAATCTGGAATATCCAAACTATAAAGGTGGCGCAAGCAGTGCGGACAAGGCTTTAGGTTGTCTCGCGGAAAGGATTTTTGTACGGCGGCGAAGTCGCTGCTCGCCCAGAGGGGCCCTTGGTAATTACTTACCGAAGGGCATTTGGGAGAAATATGGACCTGCCCAAAAGAATCTTCCTGTGTTGAGGGTGAATACTCAAGACCAAATACAAATACTGGGATGCCCCGGTAGCGCCAACCGCAAGAAAGTATATCGAGGTCTGAATAGTCCAGCTGAATACCTAAACGAATGGCGCTCGCCAAGCTATTTCGACTCGGCTTGCAAATAGTTTCGGGATTGAGAAGATTTTGAGGGCTTTGCCTTTGACGCTTATGAATAGGCCGCAAGTCGGTTAGTTTCACAGGGCCTCCTCAAGAATCTGCAAAATGTGGCTTTCAGAGTC
The DNA window shown above is from Microbulbifer variabilis and carries:
- a CDS encoding PAS domain-containing sensor histidine kinase, yielding MIKENSLPVFPTSTYVTSSQSRDSQQVYEALRKSEERYRELVEHANSIIMRCDRHGRITSFNEYAQQLFDYSETEIIGRHLIGTIVPACESSGRDLRQLIQHVCDNPQEHRYNINENITKSGKRVWIAWTNKILSDESGCPTGILSIGTDITKQRLLEEELRQAQKMQAIGELAGGIAHDFNNMIHGISGYAEVIQQIAEDPRISEYTNHILTTARHAAELTKQLLTFARKGNYQLKDCNTHEITRDVCAMLERTIDRRIRVEQQLEAGRPHVVGDPAQLKSALLNIGINAKDAMPSGGTLRFSSSNITFEKITTIADFEVQPGHYLLITIRDNGTGMPPEVRRRIFEPFFTTKECGRGAGLGLAAVHGTIHLHKGAIQCHSIEGEGSTFNLYLPIAEAKVSRQQKQTVPQSVKRQLRIMVVDDEAIVRSYSKTLFEMNGHSVTTFASAEQAITYYRQHYEQVDLVILDMIMPGMDGQELFAFLQRINPEVKALLSTGFSVDSKVQEVIKDGVLDCIQKPFTYDRLSNKIEELILSGQLITTEL
- a CDS encoding amidohydrolase: MQLHSRVFGRGIAALLCASLLVSACGEKKAGSEQRSLDFARLDAFPSTYSVAQSRPVLIQDATLLTGTGEQLENTDLLLKGGKIAKIGQDLEAPKDALVVDGKGKWVTPGIIDVHSHLGDYPAPSIESSQDGNEMTSPNTAQVWAEHSVWTQDPQFPLALAGGVTTLQILPGSANLFGGRSVTLKNVPGRSVQDMKFPGAPYGLKMACGENPKRVYGGKGTSPSTRMGNVAGYRNAWIEASNYKKKWEEYVEKGGDEPERDLGLETLAGVLNGDILVHNHCYRGEEMAVMMDVAKEFDFQISTFHHAVEAYKVADLLAENNVCAAMWADWWGFKHEAFDMTEANIAIVDQAKACAMIHSDSGVGVQHLNEEVAKAMTAGQRAGFDIQPKDAVTWMTMNPAKALGIDKQTGSLEMGKMADVVIWSGNPFSVYTHVDQVFIDGELMYDRSDKKRQPRSDFELGILNAEGERL
- a CDS encoding amidohydrolase family protein; the encoded protein is MKKIAVFYALALGVLTAGAQAQSILIKGGKVHTLADMGTLESADVLVVDGKVEQVAPSLNIPADRVIDAKGKVVTPGVIAPISELGLVEISAASGTNDHAVTGESIGSAFNPVPAYNPKSTLIPFNRAGGVTSAVVFPAISTWDSAAVEAQRVFAGRGFAIKLNGEFDSVEAEDVAQKAYLGEAGAQLAGGSRANAYAKIENALNEAKEYRDNRAAIRLGEWRELNYSLADLEALQPVINGTEPLLITANRASDILAAIELAKTYSVKLVLLGAAEGWMVAEQLAQAQVPVVIDAINNLPISFSSLGARLDNAALLTKAGVKVAISGPDYASTHNVYLSRQSAGNAVAHGLSYEEALKSISTNVADIFSLSGGTLEKGADADIVVWSGDPLEVTSYPEQVLIEGEPQSLVTRSTRLRDRHLKPSKGHEFGYRN
- a CDS encoding MAPEG family protein — translated: MVNITALYASLCAILIIYLAGRVVQFRRTKRVGIGTGEDRHNEIRVRVHANAIEYTPIALLLLLLAELGGLSALWLHVFGIAFFLSRIFHAYGLTAGKGGTHAGRFWGTLISWLVILILAVINIVISIRSL
- a CDS encoding YebG family protein, with product MAVVAVWKCDRDGAMFDNKKDAEEHDKMLELAANITTLIERSIEGIDEQVSEEIGLLLAKRRDALAKACKGKPEVLLEEDESGEESSDETVTPFAANQ
- a CDS encoding LysE family translocator, producing the protein MDLLGWLSLAGICALGAMSPGPSLLIVMRCSTSGLRQGLASAIAHGAGVAVYAALTAFGLAVLITSSPLLFSILQWAGAAMLVYLGWKAFRAPAPGSGTTQLEAPHMSVRRSIVQGFGVAFFNPKIAVFFTALFSQFVSEQQALTTKLGMAAMVSGVDTLWYCIVALAVHASRKRQLVSKHLGHRIQQLFGLLLIGLAARLVFTI
- a CDS encoding DUF924 family protein — translated: MTGIKEILIFWFGDPALNYRPTPERQKRWFSADPKLDKQMAEDFTEITNMALEGKLDHWRQSLEGELALLLLCDQFARNIHRGNPLAFEGDPLALDITESILQRADEQKLGLFQQIFVGMPLEHSENSAIQQRSVAYFAQLQKQYGDDESIAPYLATHYRYALAHQAIIEQFGRYPHRNAALGRNSTDEEKHWLAQGGGFK